Proteins encoded by one window of Manihot esculenta cultivar AM560-2 chromosome 10, M.esculenta_v8, whole genome shotgun sequence:
- the LOC110624171 gene encoding COP1-interactive protein 1-like, with translation MKKRHWRESIKSFFGCHIDPEQGEQLKGTKTEIENKVKKILKLLKEEDLKEKDGLSGENSKKESLVQLIEDFHNQYQLLYEQYDHLTGELRNKFHGKRGADTSSSSSSESESDHSSKGKGNKNGKLKSKDQKIVDVLKHELETTNLEVVELKSKLIATNEEKEALNLEHQTALSKIKETEEIIRKLKFEVKRLGVEKGKLLVENGELKQNLDASGNVEAELNKRLEEMSKDKDDLIVEGEKIVEELKTIANHLQEEKVVLEQQQESFGAEVARMKQQLESAELQVSDLSQRLTHTEESNKSLASSVLEQNSRLDDMTLEKESLTAQVNTLLADLERLYTQKVELEEQMASKADETSIQVKGLMDQVNELQQQQESIGNEKAELEVKLEEKTREISEFLVLIENLKEETAHKTEDYRRILEERESLTGQMKHLELEVENLQNQKAYLEEQIRTEIKENGRLGEDMVGLQNKFLDFERTLKERGLEFLALQERHEKGENEAFAKIMALIMQANNLKLGLDSLPAKKNQLQLQLEKEKQQFRESLIGMENQKFELMSKIADQQKMLAEQEEAYRKLSEEYKQVEGWFQERKDVERKVEEMAAQFQKNAGSKDQIVAELEETVENLKRDLKVKGDELNTLVDHFQNIEVKLRLSNQKLRVTEQLLTEKEESFRKAEANFQRELKVLEERIATKSRTIAATKEACQRMVTDASEKVKSTLRGVEALSLKFEDDCKSYEHRIMEISNEIQIAKNKVIEMKNDKEQLGKEVGDLVVQLQVTKERESTSRAKIEQLEAKIRKDEGEKENLTKAVSQLEKKVSELEIIMKEKDKGILDLGEEKREAIRQLCLWIEYHRSH, from the exons ATGAAAAAGCGACACTGGAGAGAATCTATAAAGTCATTCTTTGGCTGTCACATTGATCCAGAGCAAGGTGAACAGCTAAAAGGAACTAAAACAG AAATTGAGAACAAAGTAAAGAAGATCTTGAAGCTTCTCAAAGAGGAAGACCTTAAAGAAAAAGATGGGCTCTCAGGAGAAAACTCCAAGAAAGAATCTCTGGTTCAGCTAATTGAGGATTTCCACAACCAGTATCAATTGCTCTACGAACAATATGATCATCTGACTGGAGAGCTAAGAAATAAATTTCATGGGAAACGAGGAGCAGATACCTCTTCTTCATCAAGCTCAGAATCAGAATCCGATCATTCTTCCAAGGGCAAAGGAAATAAAAATGGGAAACTCAAAAGTAAAGATCAGAAGATAGTAGATGTCCTTAAGCACGAACTTGAAACAACAAATCTAGAAGTTGTTGAACTGAAGAGTAAGTTGATAGCTACTAATGAAGAAAAGGAAGCTTTAAATTTGGAACATCAGACAGCTTTaagcaaaataaaagaaacagaGGAGATCATTAGAAAGTTGAAGTTTGAAGTTAAAAGATTAGGTGTGGAAAAAGGAAAACTTTTGGTTGAGAATGGAGAGTTGAAGCAAAACCTGGATGCTTCTGGCAATGTGGAAGCAGAACTGAACAAGAGATTGGAGGAGATGAGCAAAGATAAGGACGACTTGATTGTGGAGGGAGAGAAAATAGTAGAAGAGTTGAAAACCATTGCTAATCACCTGCAAGAAGAAAAGGTAGTTCTTGAGCAACAACAAGAAAGCTTTGGAGCAGAAGTTGCCAGAATGAAGCAGCAACTAGAATCTGCTGAGCTGCAAGTGTCAGATTTAAGCCAGAGATTGACACATACTGAGGAGTCAAATAAATCTCTTGCCTCATCAGTTTTGGAACAGAATTCAAGATTGGACGATATGACTCTAGAGAAAGAAAGCCTGACAGCACAAGTCAACACTCTTCTAGCAGACTTGGAACGTTTATACACCCAAAAAGTGGAGTTGGAAGAACAGATGGCAAGTAAAGCTGATGAAACATCAATTCAAGTCAAGGGTCTGATGGATCAAGTTAATGAGTTACAACAGCAGCAGGAGTCCATAGGCAATGAGAAAGCTGAACTGGAAGTGAAACTGGAGGAGAAAACTCGGGAAATCTCAGAATTTCTGGTTCTAATAGAAAATCTGAAAGAGGAGACAGCACACAAGACTGAAGATTATCGGAGAATTCTtgaagagagagaaagtttGACAGGGCAAATGAAACATCTGGAATTGGAGGTGGAGAATTTACAAAACCAGAAGGCTTATCTTGAAGAGCAAATAAGAACTGAAATCAAGGAGAATGGACGGCTAGGAGAGGACATGGTAGGGTTACAGAATAAATTTCTTGATTTTGAAAGAACATTAAAGGAGAGGGGGCTAGAGTTTTTGGCTCTCCAGGAGAGACATGAAAAAGGAGAGAATGAAGCTTTTGCTAAGATAATGGCCTTAATTATGCAGGCTAACAATCTGAAACTGGGATTAGATTCCTTACCGGCTAAGAAAAACCAATTGCAATTACAACTTGAGAAAGAGAAACAGCAATTTAGAGAAAGCCTGATAGGAATGGAAAATCAAAAGTTTGAGTTGATGAGCAAAATTGCAGATCAGCAAAAGATGCTGGCAGAACAAGAGGAGGCATACAGGAAGCTGAGTGAAGAGTACAAGCAGGTAGAAGGTTGGTTCCAGGAGAGAAAAGATGTTGAAAGGAAAGTAGAAGAAATGGCAGCACAATTTCAGAAGAATGCGGGTTCCAAAGATCAGATAGTAGCAGAATTGGAAGAAACAGTTGAGAACCTGAAAAGAGATCTCAAAGTAAAGGGAGATGAACTCAATACTTTGGTTGATCATTTCCAAAATATTGAAGTTAAGCTCCGGTTGTCAAACCAGAAGCTCCGAGTCACTGAACAGTTACTAACCGAGAAGGAAGAGAGCTTTAGGAAAGCAGAAGCAAATTTCCAGCGAGAGCTGAAAGTGCTGGAGGAAAGGATTGCTACAAAGTCGAGGACAATAGCTGCTACCAAGGAAGCTTGCCAGAGGATGGTCACTGATGCCTCAGAGAAAGTGAAAAGTACTTTAAGAGGAGTAGAGGCCTTATCCCTAAAATTTGAAGATGACTGCAAAAGCTATGAACATCGTATTATGGAAATCTCAAATGAGATTCAGATTGCAAAGAATAAGGTAATTGAGATGAAGAATGATAAGGAACAACTTGGAAAAGAAGTAGGTGATCTAGTAGTACAACTGCAAGTTACAAAAGAACGAGAATCGACATCGAGAGCGAAGATTGAACAACTAGAGGCTAAGATAAGAAAGGATGAAGGTGAGAAGGAGAACTTAACTAAAGCTGTCAGCCAATTGGAGAAAAAGGTATCAGAATTGGAGATAATAATGAAAGAGAAAGACAAAGGTATACTAGACCTGGGGGAAGAAAAGAGAGAGGCAATAAGGCAGCTGTGCCTGTGGATTGAATATCACAGAAGCCACTGA
- the LOC110624674 gene encoding uncharacterized protein At3g28850: protein MKGMKGKLVKRLKSIKPIGYLKLDRVLQVNAVDGFIETFTKSSSLSAETQFIAKESVQEKVEERRVLNQEPDIIVVEELMRDLEEDDMENGDDIDDKENIGPHVGVKGKMETSFRQQTPLSEVDVSSFRRPDLNSGTLFDPNLLAAFEEAVKEHFRMSESERQARIEKENLERRKEEGSEREARNLEKCEEEPPPKSRRIEEEEEEEEKPLLSYDEKCPPGGSDSVILYTTTLRGIRKTFEDCNSVRFLLESFRVIFYERDVSMHMEFKEELWRVMEGKAKPPRLFIRGRYIGGAEEVLRLHEQGKFRQLFEGVPIDESTGPCEGCAGFRFVVCFNCSGSHRITEDNGLSRKCQDCNENGLIICPLCC from the coding sequence ATGAAGGGTATGAAAGGAAAATTAGTGAAAAGGCTGAAATCAATCAAGCCAATTGGTTACTTGAAGCTTGATCGAGTTCTTCAGGTGAACGCAGTTGATGGATTCATTGAAACATTTACAAAGAGCTCAAGTCTCAGCGCTGAAACTCAGTTCATAGCCAAAGAATCAGTCCAAGAAAAAGTTGAAGAAAGGAGGGTTCTGAACCAAGAACCTGATATTATCGTTGTAGAAGAGCTCATGAGAGATCTTGAAGAAGATGATATGGAAAATGGTGATGATATTGACGATAAAGAAAATATTGGGCCTCATGTTGGGGTCAAAGGTAAGATGGAGACTTCTTTTAGACAACAAACACCTTTGTCAGAGGTTGACGTCTCATCTTTCCGGCGACCGGATTTGAATTCCGGTACCCTTTTCGACCCAAACCTTTTAGCAGCCTTTGAAGAGGCAGTGAAAGAGCATTTTAGGATGAGTGAATCAGAGAGACAAGCAAGAATTGAGAAGGAAAATCtcgaaagaagaaaagaagaaggatcTGAGAGGGAAGCAAGAAATCTTGAAAAATGTGAAGAGGAACCTCCACCAAAATCCCgtagaattgaagaagaagaagaagaagaagaaaagcctTTATTAAGCTATGATGAGAAGTGTCCTCCTGGAGGTAGTGACTCTGTAATTCTCTACACAACAACACTTCGAGGCATACGAAAAACTTTCGAAGATTGCAACAGCGTTCGCTTTCTATTAGAGAGTTTCCGGGTGATCTTCTACGAGAGAGATGTGTCAATGCACATGGAATTCAAGGAGGAGCTATGGAGGGTTATGGAAGGTAAAGCCAAGCCTCCAAGGCTCTTCATTAGGGGAAGATACATAGGGGGTGCAGAGGAAGTTCTTAGGTTACACGAACAAGGGAAGTTTAGACAACTGTTTGAAGGGGTTCCCATAGATGAATCCACAGGACCCTGTGAAGGATGTGCAGGTTTCAGGTTTGTTGTTTGTTTCAATTGCAGTGGGAGCCATAGGATTACTGAAGATAATGGATTGTCAAGGAAATGCCAGGACTGTAATGAGAATGGTCTCATAATCTGTCCACTCTGTTGCTGA
- the LOC110624772 gene encoding uncharacterized protein LOC110624772 encodes MARQANNTLFLEEWLRSNSGSNSPSISITTSHSSSSSARAIIQAWSELRDSLQHQSFLPNHLQALKILLQSQTSLHVADPQAKLLLSILSSKNLFLPVEAYPLLLRLLYIWVRKSFRPASVLVNLAVEVLTKVLDSNFDATKSPELFAEGVLLLGAFAFVPSAPESSKTVCLELLCRLLDKEYMLISSVHELIPDVLAGIGYALCSSINAYYIRIFDALLGIWGKEDGPQGNVSHGLMILHLVDWVMFGFIKSHSTEKLQKFCEENLETPNLKHVPFALVMAAAGALRALNRSISGGRDLQILSRLRSSAESRIESVAQDLITRTGSFSNIGNDCKTSLLLQCISLALARCGAVSSRAPLLISLASALLMEIFPLQHLYTRILELRQGSSSKMNLGEVKEHLNSVPFKEAGAISGVFCNQYVSIDEENRAIVENMIWRFCQDLYLGHRRVALLIGGKEDELLRDIEKIAESAFLMVVVFALTVTKQKINPNFSIEAQIETSVSILVSFSCVEYFRRMRLPEYIETIRCVVVSVQENETACKSFVESMPSYADLTNFQEFLKKVEYKWFDDEVQTARILFYLRVIPTCIERLPGPVFSRVVAPTMFLYMGHPIGKVARASHSIFVAFVSSGKDSNGNERALLKEQLSFYYMQRSLEGYPGITAFDGMASGVAALVRNLPAGSPATFYCIHNLVEKVNILCSDVSTQDADTWKDPLGDSEPCKKIMELLLRLIFLVDIQVLPNLMKLSAQLIIQLPKDGQNVVLNDLYNQVAESDDVTRKPTLVSWLQSLSYLCSQATSRSTSFEGNKSEEISALPLPNPSKWDRIKACL; translated from the exons ATGGCTAGACAAGCTAATAATACCCTTTTCCTTGAAGAATGGTTGAGGAGCAACAGTGGAAGTAATTCTCCCAGTATCAGCATCACCACAAGTcactcctcttcctcttctgctagGGCCATCATTCAAGCATGGTCTGAGCTCAGAGACTCTCTTCAACATCAATCATTCTTACCTAATCATCTTCAAGCTCTCAAAATTCTTCTTCAATCTCAAACTTCCCTTCATGTTGCTGACCCCCAAGCCAAGCTTCTCCTTTCCATTTTATCGTCTAAGAATCTCTTCCTTCCTGTCGAAGCATATCCTTTGTTGCTGAGGCTTCTCTATATCTGGGTCAGGAAATCCTTCAGACCCGCTTCAGTACTTGTTAATTTAGCGGTAGAGGTATTAACTAAGGTTTTAGATAGCAACTTTGATGCTACAAAAAGCCCTGAGTTGTTTGCTGAAGGCGTTCTCCTTCTGGGTGCTTTTGCTTTCGTACCTTCTGCACCAGAATCTTCTAAGACAGTTTGCTTGGAGTTGCTCTGCAGGCTGTTGGACAAAGAATACATGCTTATTAGCTCAGTACATGAACTTATTCCGGATGTTCTTGCAGGGATTGGATATGCTTTATGTTCTTCCATAAATGCTTATTACATCAGAATTTTTGATGCATTGTTGGGAATTTGGGGGAAGGAGGATGGGCCACAAGGTAATGTTTCTCATGGGCTCATGATTTTGCATTTGGTTGATTGGGTTATGTTTGGGTTCATCAAATCCCATTCTACTGAGAAACTGCAAAAGTTCTGTGAAGAGAATTTGGAGACTCCAAATCTGAAACATGTTCCTTTTGCTCTCGTTATGGCTGCAGCTGGTGCTCTCAGAGCTTTGAATAGATCCATATCAGGTGGCCGTGACCTGCAGATTCTTTCGCGATTAAGGAGTTCTGCAGAAAGTAGAATAGAATCTGTGGCGCAGGATTTAATTACTAGAACAGGAAGCTTCTCTAATATAGGAAATGATTGCAAAACTAGTCTTCTGCTACAATGCATTTCATTAGCTTTGGCTCGATGTGGGGCAGTGTCTTCGCGTGCCCCACTGCTTATATCCCTTGCTTCAGCACTGCTAATGGAAATATTTCCCTTGCAGCATTTATATACTAGAATTCTTGAGTTAAGACAAGGCAGTTCTTCCAAAATGAATCTTGGTGAGGTTAAAGAGCATCTGAATAGTGTTCCTTTTAAGGAAGCAGGAGCCATAAGTGGTGTTTTCTGCAACCAATATGTCTCTATAGATGAAGAGAACAGGGCGATAGTGGAAAATATGATATGGCGTTTCTGCCAAGATCTCTACTTGGGGCATCGACGGGTGGCCTTGCTTATTGGCGGCAAAGAGGATGAGTTACTTAGGGATATTGAGAAAATTGCTGAGTCTGCCTTCCTTATGGTGGTTGTTTTTGCATTGACTGTTACTAAGCAAAAGATAAATCCAAACTTCTCTATTGAAGCTCAGATAGAGACATCTGTTTCAATATTAGTTTCATTCTCATGTGTAGAGTATTTTCGCCGAATGCGTTTGCCGGAGTACATAGAGACAATACGATGTGTGGTTGTGAGTGTACAGGAGAATGAGACTGCATGTAAGTCTTTCGTAGAATCTATGCCCTCTTATGCTGATTTGACAAATTTTCAAG AATTCCTGAAGAAAGTGGAATATAAATGGTTTGACGATGAAGTGCAAACTGCCCGTATTTTGTTTTACCTGCGGGTTATTCCAACATGTATTGAACGCTTGCCTGGTCCAGTATTTAGCAGGGTTGTAGCTCCGACTATGTTCCT ATATATGGGACATCCAATCGGAAAAGTTGCTCGAGCCTCCCATTCTATATTTGTGGCATTTGTATCTTCTGGGAAGGATTCTAATGGGAATGAAAGAGCATTATTGAAGGAGCAACTATCTTTCTACTACATGCAGAGGTCTTTAGAG GGATATCCTGGTATTACTGCTTTTGATGGTATGGCTTCAGGAGTTGCAGCCTTGGTTCGAAATCTTCCAGCTGGAAGTCCAGCCACATTTTATTGTATCCACAATCTTGTTGAAAAGGTGAACATTCTCTGCAGTGATGTTTCCACTCAGGATGCTGATACATGGAAAGACCCGCTGGGAGACTCAGAACCTTGTAAGAAAATCATGGAGTTGTTGTTACGGCTTATTTTTCTAGTTGATATACAA GTACTACCAAACTTAATGAAGTTGTCAGCACAGCTGATTATCCAGTTACCTAAGGATGGTCAGAATGTTGTTCTCAATGATTTATATAATCAGGTTGCTGAGTCTGATGATGTTACGCGAAAGCCAACATTGGTTTCATGGTTGCAGTCGTTATCTTACCTTTGTTCTCAGGCAACAAGTAGAAGTACATCTTTTGAAGGCAATAAAAGTGAAGAAATTTCTGCTTTGCCTCTTCCAAATCCATCAAAGTGGGACAGGATAAAAGCATGTCTCTAG